One Fuerstiella marisgermanici DNA window includes the following coding sequences:
- the pyk gene encoding pyruvate kinase produces MPEISSPHRKLVKTRIIATVGPACENAEVLRKLIVAGVDVFRLNFAHGSHEWLSGILATIREVAAELKTPVGVLGDLSGPKIRLGEIADGEVYCAEGTMFRFVRAANSGVSTDLTCTYEKLIDDVDPGDRILLADGTVSMLVTAKADDGQSVNCLVAEPGIIRSRQGVNLPGVALSTPSVTEKDEFDLKWALQNRLDFIGLSFVRSAADITHLKQLIEANGSETRPLIVAKIEKTEAIADLKQILEVTDAVMVARGDLGVEAEISRVPILQKDIIRRSNAARIPVITATQMLDSMTTNDLPTRAEVSDVANAVIDGTDAVMLSGETAIGQHPVTCVRMMQKIIDEAEPYVIRTGSGDRLSQEFRRANPITEAVSLGATIVAEDLDADLIVVATESGRTALALSRMRGQVPILAVTHREDTVRRMCLFWGVTSIQSKLVRQSADALLQYVVQWGLENRVLKSGHKIVVVGHTNWLGEGHDLMMVHVVP; encoded by the coding sequence ATGCCAGAAATCAGTTCACCGCATCGCAAACTGGTGAAGACAAGAATCATCGCCACGGTCGGCCCTGCGTGCGAAAACGCCGAAGTGCTGCGCAAACTTATCGTCGCTGGAGTGGACGTCTTTCGTTTGAACTTTGCTCACGGCAGCCATGAATGGCTGAGCGGCATTCTGGCCACCATTCGCGAAGTGGCGGCAGAATTGAAAACGCCGGTTGGAGTCCTGGGCGATCTATCCGGCCCCAAAATCCGGCTAGGCGAAATCGCGGACGGCGAAGTTTACTGCGCAGAAGGGACCATGTTTCGCTTTGTGCGAGCGGCCAATTCCGGCGTCTCCACAGACCTGACCTGTACCTACGAAAAGCTGATCGACGATGTCGATCCTGGCGACCGCATTCTGTTAGCCGACGGTACTGTCAGCATGTTGGTCACCGCCAAGGCGGACGACGGACAGTCGGTGAACTGCCTTGTCGCGGAGCCGGGAATTATTCGCAGCCGTCAGGGAGTCAACCTGCCGGGCGTCGCGCTTAGCACTCCGAGCGTCACGGAAAAGGATGAGTTCGATTTAAAGTGGGCGTTACAGAATCGCCTCGACTTTATCGGGCTTAGCTTCGTCCGCAGTGCCGCAGACATTACGCATCTGAAGCAGCTGATTGAAGCAAACGGTTCTGAAACGCGGCCGTTGATCGTCGCGAAGATTGAAAAAACCGAAGCCATCGCCGACCTCAAACAGATTCTTGAAGTCACAGACGCCGTCATGGTGGCTCGCGGCGATTTGGGAGTCGAAGCGGAAATCAGTCGCGTGCCGATTTTACAGAAGGACATCATTCGCCGCAGCAACGCAGCTCGCATCCCGGTGATCACCGCGACTCAAATGCTGGACAGCATGACCACAAACGACCTGCCAACACGAGCGGAAGTGAGCGACGTCGCGAATGCGGTGATTGACGGCACAGACGCCGTGATGCTGTCGGGTGAAACCGCCATTGGGCAACACCCGGTGACCTGCGTTCGCATGATGCAAAAAATTATCGATGAGGCCGAACCGTACGTGATCCGCACTGGCTCCGGTGATCGGTTGTCACAGGAATTCCGACGAGCCAACCCAATCACGGAAGCTGTGTCACTGGGAGCGACAATCGTTGCCGAAGACCTGGACGCCGACCTGATTGTGGTGGCCACTGAATCCGGTCGCACAGCGTTGGCACTGTCGCGGATGCGAGGGCAGGTGCCGATTCTGGCGGTCACTCATCGCGAAGACACAGTACGCCGCATGTGCCTGTTCTGGGGCGTGACGTCTATCCAAAGCAAACTGGTTCGTCAGTCAGCCGATGCTTTGCTGCAGTACGTCGTGCAGTGGGGACTTGAAAACCGCGTGCTAAAAAGTGGCCACAAAATTGTCGTTGTCGGCCACACCAACTGGCTGGGTGAGGGCCACGACCTCATGATGGTACACGTGGTTCCCTAG
- a CDS encoding sulfatase family protein, with the protein MLTARALLVGLAVAASGLPANAEETRPNIVFIFTDDHAAHAMSCYGSKINTTPNLDRIANEGMLFTNCFCTNSICGPSRAVIQTGKHSHLNGFLHNGNRFDGSQQTFPKLLQKVGYQTAVVGKWHLATAPQGYDYSEVLKGQGPYYNPPMLLNGNPKPVQHTGYTTDIITDLALDWLKEKRDADKPFMLMFQHKAPHRNWQPGPKHLHMYDDVEIPEPDNLFDDWSGRGSAAQTQDMTISKTMTRYDLKLDPPRGLTKEQLEVWNEAYGPKNKAFEEAKLTGKDLVRWKYQRYIKDYLRCVASVDDNVGRVLDYLDEAGLAENTVVIYSSDQGFYLGDHGWFDKRFMYEESYRMPLMVRWPGKVKPKTVNHNLVSNLDYAETFLDIAGAEIPSDMQGKSLASLMQASPSAAEDLTPPPKTIGFNKSLTNCTQPDFRDALYYHYYEFNGERRTAHMVRRHCGVRTDRYKLIHFYNLDEWELYDLEKDPREMRSRYDDPDYADVVKKLKTRLAELQKEYKVPDDTGSVPADAPSLHLKPGQRKAKPKPAKKAA; encoded by the coding sequence ATGCTGACCGCTCGCGCACTTCTTGTTGGCCTCGCTGTCGCTGCGTCCGGCCTTCCCGCAAACGCCGAAGAAACCCGGCCCAACATCGTGTTCATCTTTACGGATGACCACGCGGCTCATGCGATGAGCTGCTATGGATCTAAGATCAACACAACACCCAATCTGGATCGCATTGCCAACGAAGGCATGCTGTTTACAAATTGCTTCTGCACGAATTCGATTTGCGGCCCCAGTCGAGCGGTCATTCAAACGGGCAAGCACAGCCACTTGAACGGTTTTCTGCACAACGGCAACCGCTTCGACGGATCGCAGCAGACGTTCCCCAAACTGCTGCAGAAAGTTGGCTACCAAACGGCCGTCGTCGGCAAATGGCATTTGGCCACGGCACCTCAGGGGTACGATTATTCTGAAGTATTGAAGGGACAGGGGCCGTACTACAACCCGCCGATGTTGCTAAACGGAAATCCGAAGCCCGTTCAGCACACGGGCTACACAACCGACATTATCACAGATCTCGCTTTGGACTGGTTGAAGGAAAAACGCGACGCCGACAAGCCGTTCATGCTGATGTTTCAACACAAGGCACCTCACCGTAATTGGCAACCGGGGCCGAAGCATTTGCACATGTACGACGACGTGGAAATCCCCGAACCGGACAACCTGTTCGACGACTGGTCAGGTCGAGGGTCCGCCGCTCAAACGCAGGACATGACCATCAGCAAAACAATGACTCGCTATGACCTGAAGCTCGATCCGCCGCGCGGGCTGACAAAAGAACAGCTTGAGGTCTGGAATGAAGCCTACGGCCCGAAGAACAAGGCTTTCGAAGAAGCAAAGCTGACGGGCAAAGATCTGGTTCGCTGGAAATACCAACGTTACATCAAAGACTACCTTCGCTGCGTGGCATCCGTGGACGACAACGTGGGCCGAGTCCTCGATTATCTGGACGAAGCAGGGCTGGCCGAGAACACAGTTGTTATTTATTCATCCGACCAGGGATTCTACCTGGGCGATCACGGCTGGTTCGATAAACGTTTCATGTACGAAGAATCCTACCGCATGCCGCTGATGGTTCGCTGGCCGGGCAAGGTAAAGCCGAAGACGGTGAATCACAATCTGGTTTCAAACCTCGACTACGCAGAAACGTTCCTCGACATCGCCGGTGCTGAAATCCCGAGTGACATGCAGGGCAAAAGTCTCGCGTCTCTGATGCAGGCCAGTCCATCCGCAGCAGAAGATCTGACGCCGCCGCCGAAGACCATCGGCTTCAACAAGTCGCTGACAAATTGCACTCAGCCCGATTTTCGAGATGCCCTCTACTACCACTACTACGAATTCAACGGCGAGCGACGAACGGCTCACATGGTGCGTCGCCACTGCGGAGTTCGCACAGATCGGTACAAGCTGATTCACTTTTACAATCTGGACGAATGGGAGTTGTACGACCTGGAAAAAGACCCCCGAGAAATGCGCAGCCGCTACGACGATCCAGACTACGCGGACGTTGTGAAGAAACTAAAAACGCGACTGGCCGAATTGCAGAAGGAATACAAAGTTCCGGACGACACCGGCTCCGTACCTGCCGACGCGCCATCGCTGCACCTGAAGCCCGGTCAGCGAAAGGCAAAGCCGAAGCCGGCAAAGAAAGCGGCTTAG
- a CDS encoding 2Fe-2S iron-sulfur cluster-binding protein, with product MPKITFVKEKVTVEAQDGEDIRSVARKNGVQLYSGPHKVLNCMGMGACGSCNVSVKSGSDNCTPRTFCERIVAKWLTPLPLFLIKILSNPSKDVRLACQTKVHGDVEVETHPPINWHGEKFWN from the coding sequence ATGCCGAAAATCACCTTCGTCAAAGAAAAAGTGACCGTCGAAGCTCAGGACGGTGAAGATATCCGCAGCGTCGCTCGCAAAAATGGCGTGCAACTGTACTCCGGACCTCACAAAGTCCTGAACTGCATGGGAATGGGCGCTTGCGGAAGCTGCAACGTGTCAGTGAAGTCCGGCAGCGATAATTGCACACCGCGGACGTTTTGCGAGCGAATCGTCGCCAAATGGTTGACGCCTCTGCCTCTGTTTCTGATCAAAATCCTCAGCAACCCCAGCAAAGACGTGCGTCTGGCCTGCCAGACGAAAGTACACGGCGACGTGGAAGTGGAAACACACCCACCGATCAACTGGCACGGTGAGAAGTTCTGGAACTAA
- a CDS encoding Gfo/Idh/MocA family protein — protein MSQQSRRSFVKTTAAASTAFAFAPAIGRAGTSANAKMGACVVGANGRGGDHINGWLGDDRTEIRAIVDVDEDVGNKRCEAIEKKQGVRPKFYTDMRKAFEDDAIDVVSTATPNHWHALTGIWAMQHGKDAYVEKPVCHNVHEGTALIAAARKYKKMCQVGTQCRSSKACIEATEFVRNGGIGECNFARGLCYKRRKSIGALGDYAIPSNVNFDLWSGPAQYTAPKVTRQRFHYDWHWQRNYGNGDLGNQGPHQTDVARWGLGVNAHPNTIVTYGGRLGYQAERKDPNYVDAGDTGNTLVSIYDYGDKCIVFETRGLDVSNSADEELNTLFQSTKGNKIGVVFYGTDGYLVQKSYSHCIAYDKDMNVVKEFKGGGDHYGNFLGACESRNMADLNADVREGHLSAGVSHLGNISYYMGEDNHVTAAELKSALKGVKSIDDDGVTADRTIKHLEQNGVDLGKYPISLGPVLKFDPEKEVFTNNDDANRWLTREYRAPYVCPKAADV, from the coding sequence ATGAGTCAGCAATCACGTCGTTCCTTTGTAAAAACCACGGCCGCCGCCAGTACGGCGTTTGCCTTCGCCCCGGCGATTGGCCGAGCCGGCACTTCTGCGAATGCCAAAATGGGCGCCTGCGTCGTGGGTGCCAATGGCCGTGGCGGAGACCACATCAACGGCTGGCTGGGTGATGATCGCACAGAAATCCGTGCCATCGTGGACGTCGATGAAGACGTCGGCAACAAACGCTGCGAAGCTATTGAAAAGAAGCAGGGCGTCCGTCCAAAATTCTACACGGACATGCGGAAAGCATTCGAAGACGATGCCATTGATGTCGTCAGCACCGCGACCCCAAACCACTGGCACGCCTTGACCGGCATCTGGGCGATGCAGCATGGCAAAGATGCCTACGTCGAAAAGCCCGTGTGCCACAACGTGCACGAAGGCACTGCACTGATCGCGGCGGCTCGCAAGTACAAAAAGATGTGCCAGGTCGGTACGCAATGCCGTTCCAGCAAGGCTTGCATCGAAGCAACGGAATTCGTCCGCAATGGCGGCATCGGAGAATGCAACTTCGCTCGTGGCTTGTGCTACAAACGCAGAAAATCGATCGGAGCACTGGGCGACTACGCAATTCCCAGCAACGTGAACTTCGACCTGTGGAGCGGCCCCGCTCAATACACCGCCCCTAAAGTCACGCGACAGCGTTTTCACTACGACTGGCACTGGCAGCGAAATTACGGCAACGGTGACCTCGGCAACCAGGGCCCTCACCAAACCGACGTCGCCCGCTGGGGTCTCGGCGTGAACGCTCACCCAAACACAATCGTCACGTACGGCGGCCGGCTTGGCTATCAGGCAGAACGCAAGGATCCGAACTACGTTGATGCTGGTGACACCGGAAACACGCTGGTTTCAATCTACGACTACGGCGACAAGTGCATCGTGTTCGAAACACGCGGTCTTGACGTCAGCAATTCAGCGGATGAGGAACTAAATACGCTGTTCCAGAGTACCAAGGGCAACAAAATCGGCGTCGTATTTTACGGAACCGACGGCTACTTGGTGCAGAAGTCGTACTCGCACTGCATCGCGTACGACAAAGACATGAACGTGGTCAAGGAATTCAAAGGTGGCGGAGACCACTACGGTAATTTCCTCGGCGCGTGCGAAAGTCGCAATATGGCTGACCTGAATGCAGACGTCCGCGAAGGACATCTGTCGGCCGGTGTTAGTCACCTTGGAAATATCTCGTACTACATGGGCGAAGATAACCACGTGACAGCCGCCGAACTGAAATCAGCGTTGAAGGGTGTGAAGAGCATCGACGACGACGGCGTAACTGCGGATCGCACGATCAAGCACCTGGAACAGAACGGCGTTGACCTAGGCAAGTACCCGATTTCTTTGGGACCAGTGCTGAAATTCGACCCTGAAAAAGAAGTCTTCACCAACAACGACGACGCCAACCGATGGCTGACTCGCGAATACCGCGCACCATACGTGTGCCCGAAGGCAGCGGACGTATAG
- a CDS encoding Nramp family divalent metal transporter, which translates to MTQDTSPAIVHRPWYSRIGPGLITACVVIGPGSIMTSSTIGAGRGYSMLWVVIISVAFMLAYMSLGAKLGAVAAESPGELIRRKAGRWLSVAVGVGVFFIAAAYQSGNNIGVAAAFEAFIDNRMIVAALVVLFNAFAISFLFAFKDMYRMLERLMMGFVALMLASFAINLFRLKPNLGDMLKGFVPTTDMSGDMVTVVGLVGTTFVISGAFYQAYLVRQKGWKVDDLSNGLVDARVGSVIMFLITVMLMSTAAAAFAGRTDVVLESPVDVAEGLKATFGSSAKIIFCLGLFSAAYSSFLVNSMVGGFMASDGLGWGSKPSDLGPKLLTTAGLLTGMAVGLAVMIFDFDRAPTIIAAQAVTVVAAPLVAGVLLWLTSSRDVMGEHVNGPVMTTFAGLGLVMLIVMAGKTAIYDLPAKVEAYRASTATTGEADTADAKIPAAVGGAEVSE; encoded by the coding sequence ATGACACAAGACACCTCCCCCGCCATCGTGCATCGCCCTTGGTATTCGCGGATTGGGCCGGGACTGATCACGGCCTGCGTGGTGATCGGGCCAGGCAGTATCATGACGAGCTCAACAATTGGGGCGGGGCGTGGGTATTCGATGCTGTGGGTGGTGATCATCAGCGTCGCGTTCATGCTGGCTTACATGTCTTTGGGAGCAAAGTTAGGTGCTGTTGCCGCCGAATCTCCCGGTGAACTGATTCGCCGTAAAGCGGGGCGCTGGCTTTCTGTGGCGGTCGGAGTGGGTGTGTTCTTCATCGCGGCTGCCTACCAGTCGGGCAACAATATCGGTGTCGCTGCGGCGTTCGAAGCGTTTATCGACAACCGCATGATTGTGGCCGCGTTGGTGGTGTTGTTTAACGCGTTTGCGATCTCGTTTTTGTTCGCCTTCAAAGACATGTACCGCATGCTGGAACGTCTGATGATGGGCTTTGTGGCGTTGATGCTGGCCAGCTTTGCGATCAACCTTTTCAGGCTAAAACCGAATCTGGGCGACATGCTGAAAGGCTTTGTGCCAACCACCGATATGTCTGGCGACATGGTGACGGTTGTTGGGCTGGTCGGCACGACGTTTGTGATTTCCGGTGCCTTCTATCAGGCCTACCTTGTCCGTCAGAAGGGATGGAAAGTCGATGACCTGTCCAACGGGTTGGTCGACGCTCGAGTCGGTTCAGTGATCATGTTTCTGATCACCGTGATGCTGATGTCGACGGCGGCCGCTGCGTTTGCCGGCCGTACGGATGTTGTGTTGGAGAGTCCGGTCGACGTGGCCGAAGGACTGAAGGCGACGTTTGGTTCCAGTGCCAAGATCATCTTCTGTCTGGGCTTGTTTTCGGCCGCATATTCGTCGTTTCTGGTGAATTCTATGGTGGGCGGTTTTATGGCATCTGATGGACTCGGTTGGGGCAGCAAGCCATCGGATCTCGGGCCAAAGCTGTTGACTACGGCCGGACTGTTGACCGGTATGGCGGTTGGCCTGGCTGTCATGATTTTTGATTTCGACCGAGCCCCCACGATCATTGCGGCTCAGGCGGTCACAGTCGTTGCTGCCCCATTAGTCGCGGGCGTGCTGCTGTGGCTGACTTCGTCGCGCGACGTCATGGGCGAACACGTTAATGGTCCCGTCATGACGACATTTGCCGGTCTCGGCCTGGTGATGCTGATTGTTATGGCTGGCAAAACGGCAATTTACGATCTGCCCGCCAAGGTCGAAGCTTATCGGGCGTCGACAGCAACCACAGGCGAAGCCGATACGGCAGACGCGAAGATTCCGGCGGCAGTTGGCGGTGCAGAAGTGAGCGAGTAA
- a CDS encoding DNA-3-methyladenine glycosylase family protein, whose product MSKKVHERFLEISTTVSVRLAAAISDIGPVKLSKRSDRSLDEVLCRMVAGQQLSTKAASTIWARVIDSTNGRDLMAHIAATETSQLRSCGLSNAKTKAMKAIADASAQGRLDVSPLKACGHAERSKQLTSIWGVGQWTADMVSIFYFGDKDVWPDGDVTVWKTLERLTDKRRRTLLTAARFAPHRSYLAMYMYRIADAQP is encoded by the coding sequence ATGTCGAAGAAAGTGCATGAGCGATTTCTGGAAATATCGACGACTGTTTCCGTTCGCCTCGCCGCCGCCATCAGCGACATCGGCCCCGTAAAGCTTTCGAAACGCAGCGACCGATCTCTGGATGAAGTTTTGTGCCGCATGGTAGCTGGCCAACAGTTGTCGACCAAAGCGGCGTCAACGATCTGGGCTCGCGTCATTGACAGCACAAACGGACGTGACTTAATGGCTCACATCGCAGCAACGGAAACCTCGCAACTGCGAAGCTGCGGACTATCGAACGCGAAAACCAAAGCGATGAAAGCAATCGCCGACGCGTCGGCTCAGGGAAGGCTGGACGTATCGCCGCTAAAAGCGTGTGGTCATGCCGAACGTTCGAAGCAACTGACGTCGATCTGGGGCGTAGGACAATGGACGGCCGACATGGTTTCCATCTTCTACTTTGGCGACAAAGACGTGTGGCCCGACGGCGATGTCACAGTTTGGAAAACCCTGGAACGACTCACGGACAAACGCCGACGAACATTGCTGACAGCAGCGAGGTTTGCTCCGCACAGAAGCTACCTCGCGATGTACATGTATCGTATCGCCGATGCGCAACCGTGA
- the fmt gene encoding methionyl-tRNA formyltransferase, with protein sequence MPLRVAVFGTGEFALPTFRALMESDRHEVVAAYTQPDRTGRGHHRHVNKVKELATGHDVPVFQPQNINQPDVLEQLKALAADVFIVAAYGQILKAEFLAIAPLGAFNLHGSLLPRHRGAAPVQYSIWKGDADAGVTIFQIELALDSGPMIGQISTPIGPQETSGELMVRLADLSPGLTLKALDELQAGTARFEAQDTSLVTLAGKIKKEDGLINWTQSAREIDCHVRAMQPWPKASTVLHVPDRKPLRCIIVQATPLDEPGNANSPPGSVVKDDRPLVVQTGGGLLAVQTIQPEGKKPMDATSFANGYGIGDGAKFT encoded by the coding sequence ATGCCACTTCGAGTTGCGGTCTTCGGGACTGGCGAATTCGCGCTGCCCACATTTCGGGCGCTGATGGAATCTGACCGGCACGAAGTCGTGGCCGCGTACACTCAACCGGACCGCACCGGCCGTGGGCATCACCGCCACGTCAACAAAGTGAAGGAACTGGCCACCGGGCATGACGTTCCGGTGTTCCAACCGCAAAACATCAATCAGCCGGATGTATTGGAACAACTCAAGGCCCTCGCGGCAGACGTGTTCATCGTTGCGGCGTACGGCCAGATTCTGAAGGCCGAATTTCTGGCGATCGCCCCGTTGGGCGCTTTCAATTTGCATGGCTCGCTGCTGCCCCGCCATCGCGGCGCTGCACCGGTTCAATACTCGATCTGGAAGGGCGACGCAGACGCTGGCGTAACGATCTTTCAGATCGAACTCGCGCTGGACTCCGGCCCCATGATCGGACAGATTTCCACGCCGATTGGACCGCAGGAAACGTCCGGGGAACTGATGGTGCGACTGGCGGACCTCAGCCCCGGCCTCACCCTGAAAGCCCTGGACGAACTTCAAGCCGGCACAGCCAGATTTGAGGCTCAAGATACATCGCTTGTGACGCTGGCGGGCAAGATCAAAAAAGAAGACGGCCTGATCAACTGGACTCAGTCGGCTCGCGAAATCGATTGTCATGTGCGAGCGATGCAGCCGTGGCCGAAGGCGTCTACCGTGCTGCATGTTCCGGATCGCAAGCCGTTGAGATGCATCATCGTGCAGGCAACACCGCTGGACGAGCCAGGGAACGCCAATTCGCCACCGGGAAGCGTCGTGAAGGACGACAGGCCGCTGGTCGTTCAAACCGGCGGTGGCCTGCTCGCTGTACAAACGATTCAGCCGGAAGGTAAAAAGCCGATGGACGCCACATCGTTTGCCAATGGTTACGGAATCGGCGACGGAGCGAAATTCACATGA
- a CDS encoding leucine-rich repeat domain-containing protein produces the protein MSRQLPPPTNFLFAIAISVVVMGVAERLHDRKVAITAVKEAGGTMGFRYWKPDWLRKLVNDNDCFWDPVRITLPPSATDKTDDEILQSLGDTLRTFRNLTALDIRNTQITDKSAKVLGRLKWLSTLRLANTNVGDQTVREIVKLKDLRWLKLDGTQITDACIDDLAKLKQLTNLTVVDTQLSEEAILKLSRKLPQCKIEF, from the coding sequence ATGAGTCGCCAGCTTCCGCCACCGACCAACTTTCTGTTCGCAATTGCGATCTCAGTGGTGGTCATGGGCGTGGCTGAACGGTTGCACGATCGCAAAGTGGCGATCACGGCCGTCAAAGAAGCCGGCGGTACAATGGGATTTCGGTATTGGAAGCCGGACTGGCTGAGAAAGCTTGTCAACGACAACGATTGTTTCTGGGACCCTGTTCGCATCACGCTGCCTCCCAGCGCCACCGACAAAACGGACGATGAGATCCTCCAATCGCTCGGCGATACACTCCGCACGTTCCGCAACCTCACGGCGTTGGATATCCGCAACACTCAAATCACCGACAAGTCGGCAAAAGTGCTGGGTCGACTGAAGTGGCTGTCCACGTTGAGGCTTGCGAATACAAATGTCGGCGATCAGACAGTCCGAGAAATCGTCAAGCTAAAGGATTTACGGTGGTTAAAACTGGACGGGACTCAAATTACCGACGCCTGTATCGATGATCTTGCGAAACTGAAGCAACTCACGAACCTGACGGTGGTGGACACTCAGCTGTCCGAAGAAGCAATTTTAAAGCTGTCCCGCAAATTGCCGCAGTGCAAGATCGAGTTTTGA
- a CDS encoding methionine-R-sulfoxide reductase, with protein MRNQYLLLVGVLIASGCVNEASVVSNVDGTTDESVIGGDISEAPEVKAASNQQQESKMASEKAPTNYNELSDFERYVIEEKGTEYAFKGEYTDTDDPGTYICRRCNAKLYKSDHKFHSHCGWPAFDDEIEGAVKRTIDADGYRVEITCANCDGHLGHVFEGERLTDKNIRHCVNSVSMIFVPEGKEIPPTIKLAE; from the coding sequence ATGCGGAATCAATATTTATTACTTGTCGGTGTGCTGATTGCCAGCGGCTGTGTGAATGAGGCGTCTGTTGTTTCAAACGTTGATGGAACGACGGATGAATCGGTCATCGGTGGCGATATTAGCGAGGCGCCGGAGGTGAAAGCCGCCAGCAATCAACAACAGGAATCAAAAATGGCGTCGGAAAAAGCACCAACGAACTACAACGAGCTCAGCGACTTCGAGCGATATGTCATCGAGGAAAAAGGAACTGAGTACGCTTTCAAGGGCGAGTACACCGACACCGATGACCCTGGCACATATATCTGCCGTCGTTGCAACGCCAAGTTGTACAAGTCAGACCACAAGTTCCATAGCCACTGTGGATGGCCCGCCTTTGATGACGAAATCGAAGGGGCCGTTAAACGTACCATCGATGCGGACGGTTACCGCGTCGAAATTACGTGTGCCAATTGCGACGGGCACCTCGGCCACGTGTTTGAAGGCGAACGGCTGACCGACAAAAACATCCGCCACTGCGTGAATTCCGTCTCGATGATTTTCGTGCCGGAAGGAAAAGAGATTCCTCCGACGATCAAGCTGGCTGAATAA
- a CDS encoding DUF5658 family protein, translating to MHDALTGISGPIRMMLMCLSLLVSATQVCAVSPGPSPSMRVAPKDSMTAHMSIPKAPVPDIWTLDRGYLFVQGRYVPLGSEIDAVAGLVTLPAEYVQTVHKKNSDVTDSKSAPAALELTNDAEANLEIIRTLRSDGVVVCQSKAAPQTWPLADGGRAVLACLLDPATDSPDLVSDLPAEFQHPSWRRWLTTAAVTPDFAERAQSEVSGWTETISANKAQSVARQRLANFSYPLMLAGMVLVVLSFGQLLWFRPGVKLLAAEGEVPISPETATTRCIALLVMMSLLDLTMTLLAHQAHAMLEVNPIGNRIVSSVPTLISFKLGLTAFAATVLYVARGQKIGQLAAWWGCLILCLLTARWVMFNQIS from the coding sequence ATGCACGACGCTCTCACAGGTATTTCAGGCCCGATCCGCATGATGCTGATGTGCCTGAGTTTGTTGGTATCCGCAACTCAGGTCTGCGCGGTATCTCCGGGCCCCAGCCCATCGATGCGGGTTGCTCCCAAGGATAGCATGACGGCTCACATGTCTATTCCGAAGGCGCCGGTTCCCGATATATGGACGCTCGACCGTGGCTATCTGTTTGTACAGGGGCGCTATGTGCCACTGGGCAGTGAAATTGATGCTGTCGCGGGCTTGGTAACTCTGCCAGCCGAGTATGTGCAGACGGTGCATAAAAAGAATTCCGATGTTACAGATTCGAAGTCAGCCCCTGCGGCTTTGGAACTGACGAACGACGCCGAAGCAAACCTGGAAATCATCAGGACGCTGCGTTCTGACGGCGTTGTTGTCTGCCAATCGAAAGCGGCACCACAAACATGGCCGCTGGCCGATGGTGGCCGGGCAGTGCTTGCATGCCTGCTGGATCCTGCGACCGACTCACCAGATCTCGTGTCTGACCTTCCGGCAGAGTTTCAACACCCGTCGTGGCGACGGTGGTTAACGACTGCTGCGGTCACACCTGACTTCGCGGAGCGTGCGCAGAGTGAAGTGTCTGGCTGGACAGAAACGATATCCGCCAATAAAGCTCAATCTGTTGCGAGGCAGCGGCTGGCCAATTTTAGCTATCCGTTGATGCTGGCGGGTATGGTTTTGGTCGTGCTGTCATTTGGTCAATTGCTGTGGTTTCGGCCGGGCGTGAAACTGCTGGCGGCCGAAGGCGAAGTACCTATCTCGCCGGAAACGGCCACAACGCGGTGCATTGCGTTGTTAGTCATGATGAGCCTCCTCGACTTAACGATGACTTTATTAGCCCATCAGGCTCACGCCATGCTGGAAGTGAACCCGATCGGAAACAGAATTGTGTCCAGCGTGCCGACGCTGATTAGCTTCAAGCTGGGGCTGACCGCTTTCGCCGCGACTGTTCTGTATGTTGCTCGCGGCCAGAAGATCGGTCAGCTGGCCGCATGGTGGGGCTGTCTGATTCTGTGTCTGCTCACGGCGCGGTGGGTGATGTTCAACCAGATCTCGTAA